The DNA window cttcgggttatgagacatctatagatttaaagtgagatagaattagaatcaacaattttatataatagattaaggtatgaaaaacataaatgttttaataaaataacaagaataagacagtaagcaagaaaccagaggagcaaagatgctaaatcgactgttttctaactaggcttgcgacctacagtcaacacggctctgataccaatttgtcacacccaattttaaggataaaattgaatgcacaaaactcgtgtgtgcccagggatcaatcacacacataagctgacaaattacataaagtatcatcatggtgtccttacatcagatcaataatataacttagtcttacatcacacagcggaaaataaaaagataactttctcgtggggcttcatcacagggaaggtcaactggttgaccacaagcctaaaaatcctcagggaattcctcatacccgttgtcatctgttacccatccgggattttatccaaataaagaaaataaacaagcgtaagtacttcccgtacttaacaagttaacatggggttatgaagcccaaaaaggttgacactggtttactgcagttagcatttttaataagaCAAGCTGTTATTATCAGGTATtctcaaattatgcttaagctcccatttaatcccataagaacatatattagggtcaagtgtatcatatatcatcatagaacatcttaaatgatcatcaacaagtatccagttattctgtgagttttccgggccgctcgtgacgaTGAGCActgctgttataacagtttgttaccctctgcagaggtggtgcacattcaccgcgagtcgtgattcccatatgcccgagttaattactcccatgtcactgccaaggtgagcgggcagggtacactatgaaaccTTTTCATAGGTTTctttaacaagttagggccgctaggtttcctcggcaggcagatgtaggaacccctcctttcctatggcacatatccatcgtggctatacacataggaacagaggcagccctatacccaatgtggcaagccccttttgcgccataaaggtaacctctaactagctagaaaaggtcatattactgagctaaagtcagagccatatgactctcccggttgcactgtcagtcccagcttttgccgacagataagtccttatagagggccgagagcaacatgatcaaaactCATTTGCACCTTCACcttatggaacagttgttataaatcatgttatacttttagttccacagaatcattcatcatcgtatagatcatgttcagttagagcactagcaatctacccatatgcaaataacccataggagacaaggaacaggataatcaatcactaggatgtccttacgggaatcaaaattagacacatgcaaatgagtaattaataatggtgaataggcatcaaggtaaatcccatgctatacttgccttagttCACAAACTGTtgttggtcctgctggtcatcgaagaattcttggtctccaacgttctcctcaccgtctgaacgcgaccaacacggcaacatacaacattccaaaggcattcatgcaaagcaaacattcctataattagaacagtacaccaatagtatagaaaacaagataaaatgtttgtgaaaataatctacgtctcgctacgatcacgtcaacgcgaagttcacgaaaaatggagctaaaatgcgaaagttatgatttaaacaggatttcctatagcaatatatttaattaaaactaatcatgaaatttaaaagttccaaacttaactaacagtggttctaacatgtagattatgaaattacgaagctaacgcaatttgaacggatcaatttggagctaaaacgacgattttataagcaaaacagttcaaatgtcATTTCTggaaatactgaaaacgtactttgaactaaaacagttaactttacgttttcaaaatgagaaagcgtACACGGGgaaaatacgctaaggacggtgGGTTCTATTTCTGGAAAAgggaggggctctttaacaaatttGCCACGGCGAAAGGGTATCGGCCATCCAGGGCCTTTGATCACGCGATGGACGGCTAGGATTATTTCAGAGGAGAGAGAACAAGGGGGGCTGGCCGGAACAGTGTTCCTGgtggccaggcgccatggccgacggcgaggactcgccggcgagctcggttagggCTCCACGGGCCACGGAATGCGTATCCGAAGGCACCGGGAAGATGTAGAGGAGCAGGGGATCTCGGCTAGGCCAAAAAGGTGGCTGGAGGGGAAGGTTGaagcggcggtcgccatggccggcgaccaagAGCTTCCCGGCCGCACACGAAACGGCCATACAAGTCACCAAACGCCAAAGGAAAaggtcggggagagagaggggagcatGGGGAGTCTCACAGCGGGGAAAATTGGGGTCGGAGTCGGCTCGGGGAAGATGGGCGACGCGGACGGCAGACGGCGGTCCTCGGAGCTTCTCCGTGCAGCGGTTGCGGCCTCCGAGGCATGAGCGAGGGCGAAAACTGGAGCGCAGAGCGAGAGAGGGACGCGCGGGGGCTCGGCTTCGCTTAAAAAGAGGCCAgggtgcggggaggggggcgctcccacgacgcgcgtgGAGCGGGCGCGGTTGCGGCTTGACCGCCGCTGTGGTTGCGGGAGGAAGGTGGGGGAGCTGACAGCGGGGCCGGGTGTCAGCGGCTGGGCACGGCGGTTGCTGAGGCGAGCAGCGCGGCTGCGGTTGGCTGGCGCGGAGCTGGGCCGGTGCGGTTGCTGGGACGGCGCGGTTGCTCGGGCTGGGCCACGGCCAGAAATgaggagaagggggaggggagaggGAGCTGGGCTGGCGGGAGGAGCGGGCCGAGAATCaaggaagggagggagaggaaaaaaataattcttttcctttttccaacaattttccaaatccattttcaattagattttgaattcatttgggactttgaatcaaaaccattcatcacaaaaataaatatgcagcagcatgtatgcatcacttgtagctaatcttatatttgattttagttttataaaaattattactttcctatgtttgaatgctcacataaattgcttaaataaatcaatttgactattttttagaaaatgcaaaattagggtgttacaactttcgcttttgctttgcttgtatggcctctaccttcctagattagcaatccaaataatcttgtctcacatgcaatctcttctcctttgtgcagtctccatttgacggtggttcgaataatctacCTCATGCACCTCTGAATGATGGAGCTggaccttcaccacagtcgcagtggccgagatgagtgcacgttgtattttttttatttgttattcacttggtgatggacttgtgatatacttgtgatacacttgtggactttgatggacttgtgaatttatttagatggacttgagcacttattattatatatgtgatatatattgtgatggatgtgatatgtgcggatggatgtatggatggatgagatatatatatatgatggatgagatatatatgtgatgaatgagatatatttgtgatggatgagatatatatgtgatatatgtttgtatgaatttatttgtcatgatggaatgtaaaaaaaattcaaaattgccattttgggtcactttgctgagtgttgcactcggcaaaggacccctttgccgagtgccatggtcacagcactcggcaaagctagaaaaatgggcgctcggaaaaccatttttccagctttgccgagtgccatgaccatggcactcggcaaagaattttttttaaaaaaaaaattcaaactttgccgagtgccggccagaggacactcggcaaagaatttttttaaaaaaaattcaaactttgccgagcgccgaatagagggcactcgacaaagaatttttttaaaaaaaaataaaaaaaatctttgccgagtgcctgcagggttggcactcggcaaagcgaccgtcaacggggccggcgccgtgacggtcgcttttctttgccgagtgcccccggggctctcggcaaagcctttgccgagtgcccgataaaagacactcggcaaagagagctttgccgatcaattttttgccgtatgttctttgccgagtgccgcactcggcaaagaacctgaatccagtagtgatcaATGGCCTGTAACAGTGGCATCAGTACATAGACAGCACGCCACATTTACTGAAACAACAAAAGCTCCTTCCATTGTGCAAAATTAGAAGATATACCGGCATAACATTGCTATGACAAATCTAAACAAAAGCTCCTTCTAGTGATTCTAAGAGCCTTAGTAGCACCTCATATCATACGTTCGATTTCTCGTGGGAGCGATTTTTTTAGGATTTAGTAATAGTGTTGTACTTTCAGTGGTAGACGACGTTCGTATTGACAGCGATGTGTCTGTGATGGTTTCGTCAATCTCAAGGATTTGCCGGCACGATTTTTGAAGatactcataggggtagggtttacgTACGCGCATTTATATGGGTGAGTGTGCGCCCGTTGTGAGTGATACTACATCTTACACGTAAGTTCACAGATGACAAGAGGCTCAGATTTGACGACGTCTAGAGTGAATGGGTATTATAGAGGAAGAGCTCCTCTAAAAAACTCGTTCTTTTATATAGtgtgatgatgatggtgttggtgATGGTGGTATAAATAACTTATACAAGCACACACCCATCGTCTCATCTTTTAATAATACCGCTCCCTTCTTCATCACGCGGtcaacagcctgttcggttggctggtttatatcgttgctggttcatgaagaagtattgctggctggtttgtgtgagagaaaaatactgtttcggctggaaatttacgatcgtttacgacaagccacagccaaacgaacaggctgcaaggCTCGCTACACTTAACAGCTAGATGTAGCACGATAGCTTATGATGTCTTCCTAATTAATTTCTAgatgagttaaatgcaccagagatccattaacttgtgaggaagtTTCagttgggtccattaacttttaaagtggttttttgggtccataaacttttaaaatagttcactgcagtccatacctatttatttaaccttaaattcaaagcaCATTTATAAAAAAACCCCTACCTTTCTTTATCTTCCGCGCTTGTCCCCCCTGCCCACCTGACACGGATGCAAACGCATGGCGGGGCTCTGGGCTCTGGCTCTCTGATCTGCGCGCTGCACTGCATGCTGCCTCCGACCgtctccatgcatgcatgcaccatTCCGTCCCTTGTCGCATGGCATGCAATGCACGAAAATGTGACCCGTCTTTTTCAGGCTCTGCATGGCCAGCGGTGCCGCTCCATGCACAAGCATCTACCGCTGCTACGAGTGATGGATGTGTGTGTGTGATCCTGTTCATGGCCGGCCATGGGTGGGAGAGACGGAGCGTGTAGGGACGATCGTGTAGTAGCTCCTGTTGTCCTGACCGGTCGATCTAGATTTTGTTTTGCGTACACAAGTACCATTAGTTTGGGGCATGTAGATATTGATGGATCGTGGCAGACCAAAAGGGGGCCGGGCTAGCACAAGCGTCTTCGATGCTGCCGTTTTCAGAAACGGTCGCACAGTGGCGTTCGCCGGTTCATAAGTGGCGAGACATGCCGCGCATGCAGGGCTCGAGCGTGCAGGGCTAAACACGTGTGTTCTGGCCGCAAACCACCTGGCCAAGGCCGCGGGACGTAGCCAGCCACCGAGGCCCCTAGCTATCCGTGGAGGTCGCCGCGCGTGACATGCGCGCGCCCGGATGGGACAAACGGCCGGGCCGCTGGATTGTTAGACGACGGCCGGGCGATTAGCTAGCTAGGGCGGCGGCGACGTGGATCTTTTGCTTTCATTCATGGTACACCTCATGAAAAACATGTAGTTATTGCACGGCCGGCTCACCACCGGGTGGAGCTGCCCCGACCCGCACAGCGTCTCCGGGATGACGCCGGTGAGGCGGTTCGACGACAGGTTCATGAGGATGGCCGTGTGGAGCTGCCCCGATGCGCACAGCGTCTCCGGGATGATGCCGGTGAGGCGGTTCGACGATAGGTCGACGAGCCAGAGCGGCGCGCTGGCGCCGAGCCCCGCGGGGACGCGGCCCGTGAGGTTGTTCATGAATAGCTACACCATCTCCAGGCGCGGCAGCGCGGCGATGAAGTCCGGCACCAGGCTGTGGAGCCAGTTCAGGAATAGGTTGAGCATCCTGAGCGAGGTGAGCGATGCCAGCGAGTGAGGGACCTCGCCCGTGAGCGCGTTGTTGGAGAGGTCCAGCGCGGTGAGCCACGTGAGGTTGCCGAGCTCCGGCGGGATGGGCCCGGAGACCTGGTTCGTGTGGAGGAACAGCGTGTCGAGCGACGCGAGCGCACCGAGCTACGCGGGTACCCGCCCCGTGAGGCCGCAGTTGGAGATGTCCAGCACGGTGAGGCTACGCAGGCGGGATGCCGCCGTCGACTGCGCGATGAGCTGCGAAGTCGTCGGACTCGAGCTCGCTGCTGTCGCAGCTCATCACGCCTTCCTCCTTCGGCGGAGCCGCGTCGTCCCGGCACCGACTCACGGGCACGCTCTTCGGCTACCGCGACGGCCGCGTGTCGCTGTCGCTGCAGCAGAACGTGCGGTGCCAGCCCACGCTGATCGTGGAGCTGGCGCTCCCGACGCACGCGCTGCTCCGCGAGCTCGGTGCCCACGCGGGCGCTCGCATTGTGCTGGAGGTCGAGAAGCGCGCGGAGCAGAGCGGTGAGGCCGACGGCGCCCTCGAAGGCAACCAGGCCATCGTCGGCGTCTGCGAGGGCGGCGGCGCCAACGGCTTCAGGCACAGCCACAACGACGGGTGGGTGCTGGAGGAGCTCATGTGGACCATGTTCTACAACGGCAAGAGGGTGGGGTACGCGGTGCGGCGGGAGCCCACCGAGGAGGACATCGCCGTGTTTGAGACAATGTGGGCCGTCACCATGGGCGGCGGCGTGCTCCCCGGCAGGTCGGACGTGGACGGCCCCGACGGCGAGATGGCGTACATGCGCGGGAGCTTCGAGCACACCGTCGGGTCCCGGGACTCGGAGTGGCTCTACATGGTCGGACCGCCCGGGGGTGACTGCCCGGAGCTCGCCATCTTCTTCGTTAGGCTATGAATGAACCAAACGAACGAACGAACGTACGAACTACGGTGTACACGTCGCGCTCGTGGTGTCTAATCTCTCGCTCTTTCTCTCGTCTGGTCTCGTTCGTTGTTCAGCCGCAGCTAGCGTCGTCAAAAATATTCATTGCCCCATCAAAAGATTATTGTATCACGCAAAAAACAGAACACGAAAGAGTCTGGACGTTCATTGCTAGTATGACAGGTCACGTCGTCGATCGACCACCACGGACATGCATGTAACCTGCAGGGCGCAGCAGCACTGCATACCGCAGCAGGGGCCATCGGCTAGCACTAGCAGTCGCCTGCTCCCTGCTCCATGCTGCCGGCCGGCTGTGCCTGTGCCTGGGCTCTGCATGCATGAACCGATCGAAACGATGCACGCATACAGAGGCACTGCATGGATGGACGGCGGCTGTGCGGCGCGCTGTCCAGACTGCAGAGGCGCTCGGCTTAGACGccgacgtgcatgcatcatgcagTGCATGCATGCGTGTGTGCGGCGTTGGACCTCACGATGACGAAGGGTGAGCGCGTAGAAGATAAAAAAAGTAGAGGGTTTTCTACAAATGTGCTTTGAATTTAAGCttaaataaataggtatggactgcagtgaaccattttaaaagtttatggacccaaaaagccactttggaagttgatggacccaactaaaacatcatcacaagttaatggatctttggtgcatttaactctttctaGATCCTAGTAGAGTTGTGCTAAGATCACTACCGTCCCTATCCGGAGGCTTGACGTAATCTCCTTCATACAGCAAAAAGGACGGCAGGAGGAAGCCCGTCACCAGCACAATACCCAGCACAGCATGCCACCAGTATTCAGAGGAGCCGACCAGGTAGAACATGAAGAAAAAATAATACAACACAAGTGTCATCAATCCGAGGCCTGCGCAACACAAAAAAGCAATTAAGCACAAGAGATATGTATGCAGAACAAATGTACATTTTATCTCTATTTAATTGGTATAAAATATAAAATATTAAACCAAACAATGCATCACTATCTCTTAGTTTAGATTTAAGTTGATACGTACGTTATTTTCTACGGTACGAGGTTGAACAGGCAAGCTGCATTAGCACTCAGAGATGCTCAGCTCCTGATATGGAACGGATATGTATACTCAGAACCTCTCTTACGTTTTCATCCCCGCTTCATGTAAAATAGTTAATTCAGAGGTGCTATGTTTGGGGCAAGGATTATAAGCTGACCCTCACTCTCGTAAACTTTCAAGGTGATACTAAACTCACCAACCACAACCACACATGCATGGGCCAATAACACAACTAATACATGCTTCTAATGGACTAGGGTGTCACAGATGGTTTAGAACCATCTAATGAAATCAGGTGCATATCTTCTTGATAATACAAAAGCCACCTAGCTAGTTCCTAgctctccaagattgatctaggttttccttttttttagagTTTCCATCACCTATAAGAATCTAATAAGATTAATAAGCATTTAAAATCCATAAACTTTTGTACATGATCAATTTGCATACTCAGTATTCAGTTGTGGAGTTCGTTGCAAGAGATTGTATGCACTTACCAAACTAGTCGAGGATCAAACACACACCGGCCGGGGAAAAGTTAGGTTGACTAAGTTTTAGATGGTTGTGTTTTTCCCCACTTGGGGAGGTGCTCTCTAGGTGACTAAATTTTGGATTTCTTTTTTTGGGCACATGTAATATTTATTTAACCACAGCGAACAACATTATTGTTTTTTTATCACCAAACTGTTACCCGCGTTAACGTTGCACCCCGAATCCTATGGCAACATTGCAACCCCCATCTCCCATCCGATCCCACCCACCCCCAGCTGGGGCAAAGAGATAAATCTAGGAGGAAACAAAAGCAAAAACCTAGTATTTCCTCCCTCCCAAATGATACGACGTTTCGTCATTTTTAGATTCATAGTTtctactatgtatctagataatatatctatctatctatctaggtGTGTAGCAAAAACTACGAatgaatctagaaaagtcaaaatgtctcATGATTTGGAACCGAGGAAGTAACATGGATCGATCGTGTGAGAAAAATTAAACCGACAGATGAGGCGATTGACCGCGGAAAAATAACTTAACTATGGTATGAAGAAAGAAACGAGTTTGGGatgagcaggaggaagaggcGCTCACACAGCCTAGAGTCGTCCGAAAGCTTTTCTGGCGGTGTTGAAAGATCCAGGCAGCAGGACAGCACAAGGAAGGCCGTCCCCACGGCAACACCCAACGCAGCATGCCACCTGCAGGTGTTAGAGAAGCCGATCAGGTAGAACATGAAGACAAGGTAGTACAAGAGAATGAACGACACCATCGATGGGACCTGCGCAACGCAAACAAGTTAGGTTTGTTTGACCCTGGATGGAACAACACAAACAGAGACACGTACTGCTGCCAATGTTTTGCAGATAGACCAGGCGCGCAATTGAAAAACAACAAGTGGACAATGAACAGATGAAAGACGCGCGCGACTGGAGGAGGAGATCGAGGTGCTCACGGGGTCAGATGCTGCACTACCGCGGTTCTGCTGGGCACTATCGAGGCCGCCGCAACCGTCCTCGAGATCAACAGTGACACCGTAATCGCAGTCAGGAGTTGCCATCTCGATCCCTTGACTCTCGATCGATCTGTGTTGTGTTGCTCCAGGCGCGGCGGCGGGGGCTGTTCAACGACGGAACGGTTTTTATGGGCGGGCACTGGGCAGGCAGGCATAGTCAAGCCCCGTTCGTGTGACTTTAAATCCAGCTTAGGAAATCCAGCTTAGATCCGTTTTTTATTCGGAaaagtattttcctctcacaaattccttcagaatttctccaaaccatccaaattcctccataaTTATACCAGCCAAACACCCCCTCCATAAGCAATACGCCGTCACCGATCCTGAATCCTGATTACAGTGACTACAAAATAACGTATTCTGTAGCCACGttgagttacaataattactatattaatttacaagattataataactccttgctaagtggtttactataacattatggtaaatatctctatGTGTTacagtaacccaactatcataaatatgtattaacattatcataaattagtatataaaattatcgtaaatggagttggctatagaataacttattttgtagcttgctactgaatatactctccatatatatatatatatatatatatatatatatatatatatatataactactactctgtagctggctacaaaataacttattctgtagccacctacaggatagtagttctatatatatatatatatatatatatatatatatatgcagagcaATGGAGAAGACGAAGAAAGTTGGCAGTGGTTGTTCTGGACTCTTGAGAAAGAAGGATACTAGCAGTAGTTGACCGGAGTGCGTGCTGGGACTACTGCAGGCCTGCAGGCTGCTGCAGCACTTTTGGCGGAAGGAAGCGAAAATCTTCGGCGCCGACCAGGGTGGCCGCCAGCAGCGCGCCGACCACCCCCCACGCTGGAGCAAGCAGCCCACAAACGCGGCCCATTATCTGTGGAAGCGAGCGTGGCCCATAGGTGGAGCTACCGGCGCGAGGGATTCCGTCCGTCCTGCCGTCCGGGGAGTTAGGTACGTAAGTTTCCTTTtctgtttttctatttctttttttttctttccttttccttttcctttttttcttttctctgttatgttttattcttcctttttatttattttcgtttTACTCTAATTAATTATTTTCTCACTgatcttttttattttctttttatttgattttttattttgctttattttttattagttttattttcttctctttgtttttaatttcatcttttattaatttttttctttttattttttccttctatttattttttcattttctttctttttcatttttattttttggtggtctttttattattctttttttcctttttctattttcgtattttattcttttttatttcctttttttctatttATAATTTTATGTTTCACTTTTTTTATTTTACAGACACATGCGATGTTTATGTGGTATACATGTAATATTGTATGATGTATTTTCTGATGTCCGCGAGTGCaaatgtgatgttctacgatgtattttgtgatgctcAGTAAGCATACATTGATGTTCTAGGATTTTTTTGTGATGTTCGATAGCATTTTTCTACTTTTTATTTGactctaattaattacttcactaattttattattttatattttcatgatatttgtgatgttcacgtagtatacatatgatgttctatgatatatttaGCGATGTTCGTGTAGTCTTAAttgatgttctacgatgtatttGTGATGGTCGATagcatttttttcttctttaatTTTGATGAtataattaattacttcactaattttatttttattttttacatTTCATGATATATATGATATTcgcgtagtatacatatgatgttctatgctatTTTCTGCGATGTTCGTGTAGTGCTAATGTGATGCTCTATGATTATCTTTAAGTATAGGTCCAACATGAGATAAATGTTCATTAAAAATGTTATCAAAATATATCTATCTGGGGTCTTGTTTTAAAGAGTTTATTGCAAGGAAGACGATGGTGCAATCAGATTTTAATTATGATACTTGGTTTAGTAGCTATGACTTTTTTTACTTCCAAAAGCATGGGATATATGCTGATGTCAGCAATTTTGGCTTTTACTGCATGGCTGCTGCTTGGTCTGTTGTTTGGCCCAAGAAGACAACTGAATTGGGCCCAATTTAATGAAGGAAGTGAGGGTGGAAGTTTTtttgaggggaggggagggggttgGTGGGGTGCCTCCCGCCACCAGTCGATAGCTAGCACCCCCCAGAAGGAAGGGCTGGAGGATCAGAGCGCGGGAGAGAGGCCGAGAGCAGGATGGGGAGCGAGCGACACTCCCTTTTTCTTACAAGCGTAATTCACCGGATATAGGATGGGATAATTTAGAGAAGGCAATGGAGAAGCTGTTGGACACGTTTTTAACCCCTAAATAGCTAAATCGGGTTTTGTGGAGAGATTTAGAACATCTCATGAAGATGCTCTAAACATGAATTGACAGGTGTTCAACGCGTGTATTGTATTAAGCAATGCCAGAGTGGTTAAACGCGAAACATCTGTTTGACGTGGACTGGCCTCTTTCGTGTGGCGCGTTCGGCGTAAcctattaaaaaattcaaatCCTGAGCTATATAGTCTAACCCAGAAGCCGGACTGTAGTCTTCCCCTCGAAGACTTCAAT is part of the Miscanthus floridulus cultivar M001 chromosome 9, ASM1932011v1, whole genome shotgun sequence genome and encodes:
- the LOC136483206 gene encoding uncharacterized protein, whose translation is MATPDCDYGVTVDLEDGCGGLDSAQQNRGSAASDPVPSMVSFILLYYLVFMFYLIGFSNTCRWHAALGVAVGTAFLVLSCCLDLSTPPEKLSDDSRLCLGLMTLVLYYFFFMFYLVGSSEYWWHAVLGIVLVTGFLLPSFLLYEGDYVKPPDRDGSDLSTTLLGSRKS
- the LOC136480582 gene encoding protein MIZU-KUSSEI 1-like — its product is MGPETWFVWRNSVSSDASAPSYAGTRPVRPQLEMSSTSSDSSSLLSQLITPSSFGGAASSRHRLTGTLFGYRDGRVSLSLQQNVRCQPTLIVELALPTHALLRELGAHAGARIVLEVEKRAEQSGEADGALEGNQAIVGVCEGGGANGFRHSHNDGWVLEELMWTMFYNGKRVGYAVRREPTEEDIAVFETMWAVTMGGGVLPGRSDVDGPDGEMAYMRGSFEHTVGSRDSEWLYMVGPPGGDCPELAIFFVRL